A stretch of Natronococcus sp. CG52 DNA encodes these proteins:
- a CDS encoding SDR family NAD(P)-dependent oxidoreductase, whose protein sequence is MTDLFDLDGRVALVTGGGRGIGRAIAIELANAGAAIVPTARSTAEIEAVAEEIEAAGGDALAVPADVTDPDAVADAVDRAVDAFGDLDVVVNNAGMNPEDALGRPEDVSREGFDRTLEVNLGGAYEVTTTAAASLHENGGGSVVNVASVGGIVGLPRQHPYVASKHGLVGLTRSMSLDWAPEIRVNAVAPGYVSTALTEEVEANDRLRESILERTPLDRFADPEEIAGPVVFLASDAASFVTGACLSVDGGWTAR, encoded by the coding sequence ATGACGGATCTATTCGATCTCGACGGGCGAGTCGCGCTGGTAACCGGCGGCGGACGCGGTATCGGACGGGCGATCGCGATCGAACTCGCGAACGCCGGCGCTGCGATCGTTCCGACCGCTCGGTCGACCGCCGAAATCGAAGCGGTTGCCGAGGAGATCGAAGCGGCCGGCGGCGACGCGCTCGCCGTTCCCGCCGACGTGACCGATCCGGACGCCGTCGCCGACGCGGTGGACCGAGCCGTCGACGCGTTCGGTGATCTCGACGTCGTCGTCAACAACGCGGGAATGAATCCGGAGGACGCGCTCGGTCGGCCGGAAGACGTCTCCAGGGAGGGGTTCGATCGCACACTCGAGGTCAACCTCGGCGGCGCCTACGAGGTGACGACCACGGCGGCGGCGTCGCTCCACGAGAACGGCGGCGGATCCGTCGTCAACGTCGCGAGCGTCGGCGGGATCGTCGGCCTGCCGCGTCAGCATCCCTACGTCGCCTCGAAACACGGACTCGTCGGGCTTACGAGGAGCATGTCGCTGGACTGGGCACCCGAGATCCGCGTCAACGCCGTCGCGCCGGGATACGTCTCGACGGCCCTGACCGAGGAGGTTGAAGCGAACGACCGGCTTCGGGAATCGATCCTCGAGCGCACCCCGCTGGATCGGTTCGCCGACCCCGAAGAGATCGCCGGTCCGGTCGTCTTCCTGGCGAGCGACGCCGCCAGCTTCGTCACCGGCGCCTGTCTCTCGGTCGACGGCGGGTGGACGGCTCGTTGA
- a CDS encoding XapX domain-containing protein — translation MNLQLVALGLLTGACTGAFFALFDVPIPAPPELPGLMGIVGIYLGYKLVEMSGVSLDVLESIGF, via the coding sequence ATGAATCTCCAACTCGTCGCACTCGGTCTCCTAACCGGTGCGTGCACCGGCGCGTTCTTCGCCCTGTTCGACGTTCCGATCCCGGCACCGCCCGAACTCCCCGGGCTCATGGGTATCGTCGGGATCTACCTCGGCTACAAACTCGTCGAAATGTCTGGCGTCAGTCTCGACGTCCTCGAGTCGATCGGATTCTAA
- the tatA gene encoding twin-arginine translocase TatA/TatE family subunit, which yields MALEIAPLFAPIPGGPELLIILFIAILLFGANKIPKLARSTGEAMGEFQKGREKVETELEEMRDAGFEEGEEEEFAAAKAEGELDTDDDFVDTEPVTTEEETETETESN from the coding sequence ATGGCACTCGAAATTGCACCGCTGTTTGCCCCCATCCCAGGGGGTCCGGAACTACTGATCATCCTTTTCATCGCCATTCTGCTCTTCGGGGCAAACAAGATCCCGAAGCTGGCACGGTCGACGGGCGAAGCCATGGGCGAGTTCCAGAAGGGGCGTGAAAAGGTCGAAACCGAACTCGAGGAGATGCGCGACGCCGGGTTCGAAGAGGGCGAGGAAGAGGAGTTCGCCGCCGCCAAGGCGGAGGGCGAACTCGACACCGACGACGACTTCGTCGACACGGAACCGGTCACCACCGAGGAAGAGACCGAAACCGAAACGGAATCGAACTAG
- a CDS encoding ATPase, T2SS/T4P/T4SS family, whose protein sequence is MAIDETDKSDAGQFSDGEASGPVSEADRSTEVESEPDVRVGTYTWAEFMEENGHGNEVSALYPDEPETEDQLGLDTDEPVEPSVPSGDDWDRVEFDPESYLGYHPDDLEELITDVAGANGNVLNEIFLEYVDPETTPVVKDVWTWEHYKWEYYYDEDGNRPRDDDGEIVRHDREEALGFDTLEQRLAAGDDAAMELDDIVEERTVDVQEDLDEDEFFSTVEGNTTVTNRYDLEKAVPMEKKTHFREVERYWVNKPYACVVIFHSEKENEKKYYMIEPYRTEIEAELQEFLSGKLRTAIKYSDEGVKEKASEDGRRTVIEEETRKLLKRYDLFEKTSGSTEAGLLESITSLLDEDDDDEDSGPSQLEGIAVRPEPALLADDPDTMSEYQVEKLLYLLKRNFIGYERIDGIKHDINVEDISVDGYNSPVFVYHSEYEQIISNIYHGEDELDDFVVKLAQRSGKGISKRLPQVDATLPDGSRAQLTLGKEVSDHGTNYTIRQFKDVPFTPIDLINWNTFSLEEMAFLWLAIENHKSLIFAGGTASGKTTSLNAVSLFIPSSAKIVSIEDTREVELPQRNWIASVTRPSFSDDSQGDVDEFDLLEAALRQRPDYIVMGEIRGEEGRTLFQVMSTGHTTYTTFHADSVDEVLKRFTTDPINVSKTMFTALDLVSIQTQTRVQGRKVRRNKSLTEINHYEAEHDEINVQDVYQWQAETDEYLRMGDSNTMEAIQFDRGWSTEKLEEELFKREVIIAYLIKNGLNTYAEVAATVQAFINDPDTILTLIANGQLEDSLDDLREMESVLIDVDPEKEELVPRPEATSETYNLSMDLLERAEESLFEEYRGQVPSGLASTLGDVDAESTIEVDGSDTEPVDFSSTIDAWEFDDEDDGFTTATSDASDAPSWLEDDAGFDVTAEAATSSEDTSSPAPAETADDESEPNGQPTETPASTADLPAIGDGTDTADQDSDLQTNSDDGSDADGSGAEPKILPTDDADESDFGGLFDDMNETLEKLDASDPPDETDESDADTPDDEFTETGFDSIFDPSAPDEESTAAFSGEFQQATADDASDDSGSETPTDAESERDRDEPSETDDAAETSEAGETSGTDGTSEATAAAETGKATTAAETAERDAEVPSIDVGADDSPETEKPDPPTIDVGVTDEAASGEESIFGDAAGTSEDEAGDGASDSDEDSIFRTEATAENDADDEESDA, encoded by the coding sequence ATGGCTATTGACGAGACCGACAAGTCAGACGCCGGACAGTTTTCTGACGGCGAGGCGTCTGGTCCTGTGTCGGAGGCGGATCGATCGACGGAGGTGGAGTCAGAACCGGACGTTCGCGTCGGCACGTACACCTGGGCGGAGTTCATGGAGGAGAACGGGCACGGAAACGAGGTATCGGCTCTGTATCCGGACGAACCCGAAACCGAGGATCAACTCGGACTCGACACGGACGAACCGGTCGAGCCGTCGGTTCCGAGCGGTGACGACTGGGACCGAGTCGAGTTCGATCCCGAATCCTATCTGGGCTACCACCCCGACGACCTCGAGGAGCTGATCACGGACGTCGCCGGAGCGAACGGGAACGTGCTCAACGAGATCTTTCTCGAGTACGTCGACCCGGAGACGACGCCGGTCGTCAAGGACGTCTGGACCTGGGAGCACTACAAGTGGGAGTACTACTACGACGAGGACGGGAACCGGCCACGCGACGACGACGGGGAGATCGTTCGCCACGACAGGGAGGAAGCGCTCGGGTTCGACACCCTCGAGCAGCGACTCGCCGCCGGCGACGACGCCGCGATGGAACTCGACGATATCGTCGAAGAACGGACGGTCGACGTCCAGGAGGATCTCGACGAAGACGAGTTCTTTTCGACAGTGGAGGGGAACACGACCGTCACCAACCGCTACGACCTCGAGAAGGCCGTCCCGATGGAGAAGAAGACTCACTTCCGGGAGGTCGAGCGCTACTGGGTGAACAAACCCTACGCCTGCGTCGTCATCTTCCACTCCGAGAAGGAAAACGAGAAGAAGTACTACATGATCGAGCCGTACCGGACCGAGATCGAGGCCGAACTCCAGGAGTTCCTCTCGGGAAAACTCAGGACGGCGATCAAGTACTCGGACGAGGGAGTCAAGGAGAAAGCCAGCGAGGACGGTCGACGCACGGTCATCGAGGAGGAGACGCGAAAGCTACTCAAACGGTACGACCTCTTCGAGAAGACGTCGGGCAGCACCGAAGCCGGCTTGCTCGAGTCGATCACGAGTCTCCTCGACGAAGACGACGACGACGAGGATTCGGGGCCGAGCCAACTCGAGGGAATCGCCGTGCGACCGGAGCCGGCGCTTCTCGCGGACGATCCGGACACGATGAGCGAGTACCAGGTCGAGAAACTGCTCTATCTGCTCAAGCGGAACTTCATCGGCTACGAGCGGATCGACGGGATCAAACACGACATCAACGTCGAGGACATCTCCGTCGACGGCTACAACTCGCCCGTCTTCGTCTATCACTCGGAGTACGAGCAGATCATCTCCAACATCTATCACGGCGAGGACGAACTCGACGACTTCGTCGTCAAACTCGCCCAGCGCTCGGGGAAGGGGATCAGCAAACGCCTCCCCCAGGTCGACGCGACCCTCCCGGACGGCTCCCGTGCGCAGTTGACCCTCGGAAAGGAAGTGTCCGACCACGGGACGAACTACACGATCCGCCAGTTCAAGGACGTCCCGTTCACGCCGATCGACCTCATCAACTGGAACACCTTCAGCCTGGAGGAGATGGCGTTCCTCTGGCTCGCGATCGAGAACCACAAGAGCCTGATCTTCGCCGGCGGTACCGCGTCCGGGAAGACGACCTCGCTGAACGCGGTCTCGCTGTTCATCCCGTCCAGCGCGAAGATCGTCTCCATCGAGGACACCCGGGAGGTCGAACTCCCGCAGCGCAACTGGATCGCGTCCGTGACCCGTCCCTCGTTCTCCGACGACTCGCAGGGTGACGTCGACGAGTTCGACCTGCTCGAGGCCGCGCTGCGACAGCGACCCGACTACATCGTGATGGGTGAGATCCGCGGTGAGGAGGGGCGAACGCTGTTCCAGGTCATGTCGACGGGTCACACCACCTACACCACGTTCCACGCCGACTCCGTCGACGAGGTACTGAAGCGGTTCACGACGGACCCCATCAACGTCTCGAAGACGATGTTCACCGCACTGGATCTCGTCTCGATCCAGACCCAGACCAGAGTCCAGGGTCGGAAGGTCCGCCGAAACAAGTCGCTCACCGAGATCAACCATTACGAGGCCGAACACGACGAGATCAACGTCCAGGACGTCTACCAGTGGCAGGCCGAGACCGACGAGTACCTCAGGATGGGGGACTCGAACACCATGGAGGCGATCCAGTTCGACCGGGGCTGGAGCACGGAAAAACTCGAGGAGGAACTGTTCAAGCGCGAAGTCATCATCGCTTACCTCATCAAAAACGGGCTGAACACGTACGCCGAGGTCGCGGCGACGGTTCAGGCGTTCATCAACGATCCGGATACGATCCTCACGCTCATCGCGAACGGGCAACTCGAGGACAGCCTCGACGATCTCCGCGAGATGGAGAGCGTGCTGATCGACGTCGATCCGGAGAAAGAGGAACTCGTCCCGCGGCCGGAAGCGACCTCGGAGACGTACAACCTCTCGATGGATCTCCTCGAGCGAGCGGAGGAGTCGCTGTTCGAGGAGTACCGCGGGCAGGTTCCGAGCGGTCTCGCGAGTACACTCGGCGACGTCGACGCGGAGTCGACCATCGAGGTCGACGGCTCCGACACCGAACCGGTCGACTTCTCGAGCACGATCGACGCCTGGGAGTTCGACGACGAAGACGACGGGTTCACGACAGCGACGAGCGACGCGAGCGACGCGCCATCGTGGCTCGAGGACGACGCCGGATTCGACGTCACCGCGGAGGCTGCCACTTCGTCCGAGGACACTTCGTCGCCGGCCCCTGCCGAGACGGCGGACGACGAGAGCGAACCCAACGGACAGCCGACGGAGACACCCGCTTCGACGGCCGACCTTCCTGCCATCGGCGACGGCACCGACACGGCGGACCAAGACAGCGACCTGCAGACGAACTCGGACGACGGATCCGATGCTGACGGCTCCGGGGCCGAGCCGAAGATACTGCCGACGGACGACGCCGACGAAAGCGATTTCGGCGGCCTGTTCGACGACATGAACGAGACGCTCGAGAAACTCGACGCGAGCGACCCGCCGGACGAAACCGACGAGTCCGACGCCGACACGCCGGACGACGAGTTTACGGAGACGGGTTTCGATTCGATTTTCGATCCGAGTGCTCCCGACGAGGAGTCGACTGCGGCGTTTAGCGGCGAGTTTCAGCAGGCGACGGCGGACGACGCATCTGACGATTCGGGAAGTGAGACGCCGACGGACGCCGAGTCGGAGCGAGATCGCGACGAACCGTCGGAGACGGACGATGCGGCGGAAACGAGCGAGGCTGGAGAGACGAGTGGGACGGACGGGACGAGCGAAGCAACAGCGGCGGCCGAGACAGGGAAAGCGACAACGGCGGCCGAGACGGCCGAGCGCGATGCGGAAGTCCCGAGCATCGACGTCGGGGCCGACGATAGCCCGGAGACCGAGAAGCCCGACCCCCCGACGATCGACGTTGGGGTAACCGACGAGGCGGCGAGCGGCGAGGAATCGATCTTCGGCGACGCCGCCGGAACGAGCGAGGACGAAGCCGGTGATGGCGCCAGCGATTCCGACGAGGACTCGATCTTCAGAACGGAAGCAACCGCCGAGAACGACGCAGACGACGAGGAATCGGACGCATGA
- a CDS encoding HD domain-containing protein, producing MSDSATDDRDGRVYVPDADHHFPDQKLNQVLEFIEEDEEIQTYLEAQNINAVDRMRYNDHGEKHIEIVRNRALCLYDLLKAGNVQFNGASQQGLEEADEAVIVALAATLHDVGHVVHRDQHAYYSIPLAADILDRVLPEFYDVADTVRMRGEVLHAILCHHTAETPLTTEAGVIRVSDALDMERGRSRIPYEQGGRGINTLSSQAISRVSLHEGDSRPVMVEIAMTNAAGVYQVDNLLKAKLQDSGLEDEIRIVAVNTNENREQLVERIEL from the coding sequence ATGAGCGATTCTGCGACTGACGATCGAGACGGACGCGTCTACGTTCCTGATGCCGACCATCATTTCCCCGATCAGAAGCTCAACCAGGTCCTCGAGTTCATCGAGGAGGACGAGGAGATTCAGACCTACCTCGAGGCCCAGAACATCAACGCCGTCGACCGGATGCGGTACAACGATCACGGCGAGAAACACATCGAGATCGTTCGCAACCGCGCACTCTGTCTGTACGATCTGCTGAAGGCGGGCAACGTTCAGTTCAACGGCGCCAGCCAGCAGGGCCTCGAGGAAGCCGACGAGGCGGTCATCGTCGCGCTCGCGGCGACCCTCCACGACGTCGGCCACGTCGTCCACCGCGACCAGCACGCCTACTACTCGATTCCGCTGGCCGCCGATATTCTCGACCGGGTGCTCCCCGAGTTCTACGACGTCGCCGACACCGTCCGGATGAGAGGCGAGGTCCTCCACGCGATCCTCTGCCATCATACCGCCGAGACTCCGCTGACGACCGAGGCGGGCGTCATTCGGGTCTCCGACGCGCTCGACATGGAGCGCGGTCGATCGCGGATCCCCTACGAGCAGGGTGGCCGCGGAATCAACACGCTCTCGAGCCAGGCGATCAGCCGCGTCTCGCTTCACGAGGGTGATTCGCGTCCCGTCATGGTCGAGATCGCGATGACCAACGCCGCCGGCGTCTACCAGGTCGACAACCTGCTGAAGGCCAAACTCCAGGACTCCGGTCTCGAGGACGAGATCCGCATCGTCGCCGTCAACACGAACGAGAATCGCGAACAGCTGGTCGAACGAATCGAACTCTAG
- a CDS encoding helix-turn-helix domain-containing protein, with the protein MQLDGQSKPDVSLPDDFESAQAKLIYLYLHVRSESTADEICTALDVDKGAVLSITRTLRSRGHLERVDGRYRLC; encoded by the coding sequence ATGCAACTCGACGGGCAATCGAAACCGGACGTATCGTTACCCGACGATTTCGAATCAGCACAGGCGAAGCTGATCTACCTCTATCTTCACGTCCGATCGGAGTCGACCGCCGACGAGATCTGTACCGCACTCGACGTCGACAAGGGCGCGGTGCTCTCGATTACGCGGACCCTTCGCAGCCGCGGCCACCTCGAGCGAGTCGACGGTCGGTACAGGCTCTGCTGA
- a CDS encoding redoxin domain-containing protein, giving the protein MVETGDAAPDFTAPLANGDVDSVTLSEDLEDGAPIVLAFFPGAFTSVCTDEMCTFQDRLSAFDEVDASVYGVSRDSPFTLNEFRDQNDLEFGLISDLNKDLIEDFGVEMDFDDLGVYGVAKRSVFVVDDDGEITYAWVSDDPGVEPEYAEVEDAVADAA; this is encoded by the coding sequence ATGGTAGAAACTGGAGACGCCGCACCGGACTTTACGGCACCGCTCGCAAACGGCGACGTCGACTCTGTTACGCTCTCCGAGGACCTCGAGGACGGCGCGCCGATCGTCCTCGCGTTCTTTCCCGGCGCGTTCACGAGCGTCTGTACCGACGAGATGTGCACGTTCCAGGATCGGCTCTCGGCGTTCGACGAGGTCGACGCCAGCGTCTACGGCGTGAGCCGCGACTCGCCGTTCACGCTCAACGAGTTTCGCGACCAGAACGACCTCGAGTTCGGCCTCATCAGCGACCTGAACAAGGACCTCATCGAGGACTTCGGCGTCGAGATGGACTTCGACGACCTGGGCGTCTACGGGGTCGCCAAGCGCTCAGTGTTCGTCGTCGACGACGACGGCGAGATCACCTACGCGTGGGTCAGCGACGATCCCGGCGTCGAACCCGAGTACGCCGAAGTCGAAGACGCGGTCGCCGACGCAGCGTAA
- a CDS encoding 5'-deoxyadenosine deaminase, with the protein MLLSGTVVADADTVIGDGAVVVEDDVIVAVGDRSTCLEEYPDHERHSCDLLAPGSVGAHVHSVQSLGRGIADDTELLDWLFEYVLPMEASLSATEMRTAAELGYLEMIESGTTTCIDHLSVAHAEEAFEAARDLGIRGRLGKVMMDKDAPPGLLEDTDEALAESERLIREYHGAADGRIRYAVTPRFAVSCTEECLRGTRELADAYDGVTIHTHASENRGEIETVEKETGRRNIHWLNEVGLTGEDVVLAHCVWTDESEREVLAETGTHVTYCPSSNMKLASGVAPVLDYLDRGINVALGNDGPPCNNTLDPFTEMRQASLLQKVDRLEPQALPARTVFEMATINGARAAGFDRVGKLREGWKADIVGLETDITRATPIHDALSHLTFVAHGDDVRFTMVDGEVLQRDGEVVAADAESIRSRAREFAAELDVSS; encoded by the coding sequence ATGTTGTTGTCGGGAACAGTCGTCGCCGACGCCGACACCGTCATCGGCGACGGTGCGGTCGTCGTCGAGGACGACGTGATCGTCGCCGTGGGGGACCGCTCGACGTGTCTCGAGGAGTATCCGGACCACGAGCGCCACTCGTGTGACCTGCTCGCGCCGGGATCGGTCGGCGCACACGTCCACTCGGTCCAGAGTCTCGGTCGCGGCATCGCCGACGACACCGAGTTGCTCGACTGGCTCTTCGAGTACGTCCTCCCGATGGAAGCGTCGCTCTCGGCCACCGAGATGCGCACCGCCGCCGAACTGGGCTACCTCGAGATGATCGAGAGCGGGACGACGACCTGTATCGATCACCTCTCGGTCGCCCACGCCGAGGAGGCGTTCGAGGCCGCCCGCGACCTCGGGATCCGCGGCCGACTCGGGAAGGTGATGATGGACAAGGACGCGCCGCCGGGACTGCTCGAGGACACCGACGAGGCGCTCGCCGAGAGCGAGCGACTCATCCGCGAGTACCACGGCGCGGCCGACGGTCGGATTCGGTACGCCGTGACGCCTCGCTTCGCCGTGAGCTGTACCGAGGAGTGTCTCCGCGGAACCAGAGAGCTCGCGGACGCCTACGACGGGGTGACGATTCACACCCACGCGAGCGAAAACCGCGGCGAGATCGAAACCGTCGAGAAGGAGACCGGCCGGCGGAACATTCACTGGCTCAACGAGGTCGGGCTGACGGGCGAGGACGTCGTCCTCGCCCACTGCGTCTGGACCGACGAATCCGAGCGCGAGGTGCTCGCGGAGACCGGTACCCACGTGACCTACTGCCCCTCCTCGAACATGAAACTCGCCAGCGGCGTCGCGCCGGTGCTCGACTACCTGGATCGGGGGATCAACGTCGCGCTGGGCAACGACGGCCCGCCGTGCAACAACACGCTCGATCCGTTCACGGAGATGCGCCAGGCCAGCCTGCTCCAGAAGGTCGACCGCCTCGAGCCCCAGGCGCTGCCGGCTCGGACGGTGTTCGAGATGGCGACTATCAACGGTGCCAGGGCGGCCGGCTTCGACCGCGTCGGCAAGCTTCGAGAGGGATGGAAGGCCGACATCGTCGGACTCGAGACCGATATCACCCGCGCGACGCCGATCCACGACGCGCTCTCGCACCTGACGTTCGTCGCCCACGGCGACGACGTCCGGTTCACGATGGTCGACGGCGAGGTGCTGCAGCGCGACGGCGAGGTCGTCGCCGCCGACGCCGAGTCGATCAGGTCACGCGCTCGCGAGTTCGCCGCCGAGCTGGATGTCAGTTCCTGA
- a CDS encoding type II secretion system F family protein, translating to MSLGTDSSEGSGSLSGSADSFGDWFYPLYARLFSEDSDFVADVETKLAQARMTDTVELYLSRALGIGVITGLCLWIVGTILGYALFATGIIHVDEILGFPVRSQTVLAIIELLRIPALITVTGIVFGSIGFAIGFGSLVSIPYSRASARKRQINMLLTDSVSFMYALSVGGLNQLEIIEAMAQADDTYGEVAKEFQSIVKESDYFDVDYRTAIRKQALETPSDELSQFLTDMLSIVNSGGDMESFLEDKKEKHMRTAKQEQEITLETLELFGEMYMTLSLFPLLLIIIMVIMQMIPDADVSNQMLYMTVYGLIPLIGVGFLVMLSTVKEDEPGDGYLSLGDGNRRVQGAQEQSLLNLGLVEQFTGEHSVFDRIKNREGTHETVSVLRQPHIFFRDNPLYTLALTVPAMLVIVSTAIMTGSAPTSWDGLLESAVWGTFVYIYLPLYVVAIPLAIFREWNVRNRNAVVNNLSEDLRKLSSANDTGLTLLESLKSVSDTTSGRLAREFEMMHTKVNYGMSLKEALIEFNNKYHIPRLARTTRLISEAQEASNQISSVLRTAAQASENHDDIERERKSRTMMQVVIIIMTFLTVLAVIAILKTQFIDTMAGLETGGGGDGGGDGELADANLSENIDVDMLSVLFFHAVTLQAIMSGFICGYMRDADVLSGLKYAVGLASIALVGWVMVA from the coding sequence ATGAGCCTCGGGACCGACAGCAGCGAGGGGTCCGGATCCCTCTCGGGGAGCGCCGACTCGTTCGGAGACTGGTTCTATCCGCTGTACGCGCGGCTGTTCAGCGAGGACAGCGATTTCGTCGCCGACGTCGAGACGAAGCTCGCGCAGGCGCGGATGACCGACACCGTCGAACTCTACCTCTCGCGTGCGCTCGGTATCGGCGTCATCACCGGGCTCTGTCTGTGGATCGTCGGGACGATTCTCGGCTACGCGCTCTTCGCCACCGGAATCATCCACGTCGACGAGATTCTCGGGTTTCCCGTCCGGAGCCAGACGGTCCTCGCGATCATCGAGCTGCTCAGAATTCCGGCTCTCATCACCGTAACGGGAATCGTGTTCGGATCGATCGGCTTCGCGATCGGCTTCGGTTCACTCGTTTCGATCCCGTACTCGCGTGCCTCCGCCCGGAAGCGCCAGATCAACATGCTCCTGACCGACTCCGTCTCGTTCATGTACGCGCTGTCGGTCGGTGGGCTCAACCAACTCGAAATCATCGAGGCGATGGCCCAGGCCGACGACACGTACGGCGAGGTCGCAAAGGAGTTCCAGAGCATCGTCAAGGAGTCGGACTACTTCGACGTTGACTACCGAACGGCGATCCGCAAACAGGCCCTCGAGACGCCGAGCGACGAACTCTCGCAGTTTCTGACGGATATGCTCTCGATCGTCAACAGCGGCGGCGACATGGAGAGCTTCCTCGAGGACAAGAAGGAAAAGCACATGCGCACCGCCAAGCAGGAACAGGAGATCACCCTCGAAACGCTCGAACTCTTCGGGGAGATGTACATGACGCTGTCGCTGTTCCCGCTGCTGCTGATCATCATCATGGTGATCATGCAGATGATCCCGGACGCGGACGTCTCGAATCAGATGCTCTACATGACCGTCTACGGGCTGATTCCCCTCATCGGAGTCGGGTTTCTCGTCATGCTTTCGACGGTGAAAGAGGACGAGCCCGGCGACGGCTACCTCTCCCTCGGCGACGGCAACCGGCGGGTCCAGGGCGCCCAGGAACAGAGCCTGCTCAACCTCGGCCTCGTCGAACAGTTCACGGGCGAGCACAGCGTCTTCGACCGGATCAAGAACCGCGAGGGAACCCACGAAACCGTGTCGGTGTTGCGACAGCCGCACATCTTCTTCCGGGATAACCCGCTGTACACGCTGGCGCTTACCGTTCCGGCGATGCTCGTTATCGTCTCGACGGCCATCATGACTGGTTCGGCACCGACCTCCTGGGACGGGCTGCTCGAGAGCGCCGTCTGGGGAACGTTCGTTTACATCTACCTGCCGCTGTACGTCGTCGCGATCCCGCTGGCGATCTTCCGCGAGTGGAACGTACGAAACCGAAACGCCGTCGTCAACAACCTCTCGGAGGACTTGCGAAAGCTCTCGAGTGCGAACGATACCGGACTGACGCTGCTCGAGTCGCTCAAGTCGGTTTCGGACACGACGAGCGGCAGACTCGCTCGCGAGTTCGAGATGATGCACACGAAGGTCAACTACGGAATGAGCCTGAAGGAGGCGCTCATCGAGTTCAACAACAAGTACCACATTCCGCGTCTCGCCCGAACCACGCGGCTGATCTCCGAGGCGCAGGAAGCGTCGAACCAGATCTCGTCCGTCCTCCGCACCGCCGCTCAAGCCAGCGAGAACCACGACGATATCGAACGCGAGCGCAAGTCGCGGACGATGATGCAGGTCGTGATCATCATCATGACGTTCCTGACGGTGCTCGCCGTGATCGCGATCCTCAAGACGCAGTTCATCGATACGATGGCCGGTCTCGAGACCGGCGGTGGCGGCGACGGCGGCGGCGACGGCGAACTCGCCGACGCCAACCTCAGCGAGAACATCGACGTCGACATGCTCTCCGTGCTGTTCTTCCACGCGGTGACCCTGCAGGCGATCATGTCGGGGTTCATCTGCGGCTACATGCGCGACGCCGACGTGCTGAGCGGGCTCAAGTACGCGGTGGGACTGGCGTCGATCGCGCTCGTCGGCTGGGTGATGGTGGCCTGA